The DNA sequence ACCTTTTCCTATAATCTGCTGAATCAAAAATGATGACAATGTTTTTTCCAATTACAATGATGAAATCAACTTCTGCACTTGTTTGAGCCCTTTCGATCATTGCTTGTGCTGCCTCCTGAAAAAACGTTTTAAACTGATTGGCACGTGTTTTAACAGCTAGTTTTTCCTGAGTGGTAACATAAGCAAAAATTCCTTCTAAATCATTTGGTCGCGCAAAAGAAAAAATAGTATCGTTTTCAAATGACTCTTTAATACTCTCGACTTTTTCGATATTAAAGCCAAGATACTCTGCTAAATATTTAATTCCGCTAAAATTAGGCTGAACCTGTTTTATTAATTCTACTACAAAAGAATCTGACATTTTTATTCCCATCTATTCATAATAAATATTATAGATGTATTATATCACGAATACAGTTTAAATATCAGGACCAATTTATTACCGTTCATACTTTATAAGCAAAATTTTAAGTGTAGAATTTCCATCATTCCCTCAACACTTCCTCTAAAAACCATTTGACTTTGCAACCTCGCACCTTTGACTACGGAGCTCGTGATATTCAGAAATTTGAAGAGAGATAATTCCTCTTAACGCTACATCATAAAAGCTGCCAGAGTCATTGCTCTGACAGCTTCTTTGGTTATCAAATCTAATAAAACGGAGAATCATTTATCTCCGACTTCAATGCCTTGATGCCACCGTTGGAGGATGGCTTTCCCTGTTCCAAAGCGTCTAAGGTTGCTATAATCTCATCGAGAAATTCATCAACCTCTTCCTTATTGTAACCTCTAAATTCTGTCGAGAACTTTTTATCCAAGATTTCCTGCTTGGTGATCATTTGTTCGCCTCCTTAATAATGCCTTTGTTTATTCTCTGATAGGAATTCTTTAAAACTCTATTAACACTAGCTAAGTAACCATTTTCACCATTACTAAAAAGATGTCGTATAAAACTTGATTGAGCAGGCCTGTCGTTAATGGCAAGAGTAAATATACTCGCTAATAAATATCACTACGATGCCCAACCGCAAACACTTCTATAATGATTTCATCTTCAAGAATAGTGGCTAGTATTCGATAATCACCTACACGATAACGCCACTCCCCAAATCAATTGGCAGTCAGTCCCTTCCCATGTTGCCTTGGATTATGCGTTCCTTGAAGATTTTTATCTATCCAAAGCAGGATAGATGAACGTGTAAAAGCATCTAATTTTTTAGCTGTTTCAAAACCTCTCTTATTGCTTTTCAAAGGGGGATTGCTTTATTTCAACTTCTCCATCATGACTAAAAAAGGCGGGGTATTAACCTGATTAAGAGGCTGGTAGAGCATGGCTGTGAAGCGGTTCTGATCCAGCTGGCGGACATAGTCTAGGACAGCATCCTTTTCCTGATTGCCACCCTTGTGTCCGTAGTAGATCATAATGGATAAGCGGCCGCCAACTTCTAGGCGCTCTAAAATCTTTCCAATAGCACTCAAGGTTGTATCAGGTTTGGTGATAACTGATTTGTCCGCACTAGGCAGATATCCCAGATTGAAAATAGCTGCGCGGATAGGCTCAGATACATAAGTATCCACTTTTTCATGGCCATCTAGGATCAGCTGGGCATTGGTCAGGTTTTGGTGCGCCAAGCGTTCCCGCGTTTTCTCAAGGGCCTGTTCCTGAATATCAAAAGCGTAAACCTTTTTAGACAGATTAGCCAAAAAGGCGGTGTCATTACCATTTCCCATGGTCGCATCGACCGCGATACTGTCCTTGTCTAACACCTCCGCTAAAAAATCATGGGAAAGCTGAATAGGGCGTTTGATCATAAAAGTTTCCTTACCTGTTCGTTCTTGGTATGTTTTTCTAAAAATTATCCTTCAAGTTTCTCAATCTTGTAAATTCTTGGACATCCTTGGCCATGAGAAAAACATTGATCTGTTTTTCTACTCCTATGGTAGATGGCAGGCTTGGAAGGCCTTGCTCGACAAGGGCTTTCGTCTTGTCATAATAGTCTTTGACGAAAACATCTGTCGTTTGTGTCAGAGCAAATTGTAAATTGGTCAGTGTGTATTCATGACCTGCATAAACCTTAACATCATCCGCTAAACTTCTGAAGAAGACCATAGACTTGTACTGAGCCTTATAGTCTCCTGTAAAGACTCTGCCGCATCCCGCTGAGAAAAGCGCGTCACCAGACAGGAGGTGCTGCTTATCCACAAGATAAGAAATGTGGTCTTCCGTATGGCCTCCCGTTAAAAAGACCTCTATTTGAGACCCATAGAGTTCAATGATGTCGCCGTCTTTGAGGACAGTGTCTACCAAATGACTGACTTCTTTGGGTCCATAAGTTTTGGCGTTAGGATATTGGGCTACAATCTCGCCCATGCCATCGATATGGTCAGCATGAACATGAGTGATTAAAATAGCACCCGCTTTGAGATTGTGTTCTTCTAAATAATCCAAGACTGGCTTGGCTTCCCCAGGGTCAACGATAATGGCTTCGTCCCCCTGAGACCATACCCAAATGTAATTATCGGCTAAGGCTGGTATTGCATTGAGTTTCATAAATTTCTCCTAATTTGTTCTTACTTTTGGCATAGTTTACGGTTCGCCCCTATCGCATTCTGCGGTTAGCCTCATGAGCACGTTTTTGTGGTGAATAAGACAAACCATTTCCCTTATTTGGGATTTAACGATAGTACAATTGCACTAAGGCACTCACGAAATAGATAACAAAGTAGAAATAATGAAGGGGTAAATTCCATTTGAGATAATTCTGTCTCATATCAGTTGAAATTGGCTTACCGCTATTGATGGCCTCTTCACTTTTTGCAAAGCCTGTCACATGATGGCAAACCAGTAATACCATTAGAGGAATAATCCCCAATACACGAACGGTTACTAAAGGGCTGCTTACTAAAAGAGACATTAACCCTAAGAAAAACTGCAAGCTGACACACATACGATAGAGGCTGGCAACTGCAGTATTCCGTCTAAATTGGCTGTAAAAATGTGAAAAACCTTGATCTAGCTC is a window from the Streptococcus criceti HS-6 genome containing:
- a CDS encoding tRNA (mnm(5)s(2)U34)-methyltransferase, whose protein sequence is MIKRPIQLSHDFLAEVLDKDSIAVDATMGNGNDTAFLANLSKKVYAFDIQEQALEKTRERLAHQNLTNAQLILDGHEKVDTYVSEPIRAAIFNLGYLPSADKSVITKPDTTLSAIGKILERLEVGGRLSIMIYYGHKGGNQEKDAVLDYVRQLDQNRFTAMLYQPLNQVNTPPFLVMMEKLK
- a CDS encoding DivIVA domain-containing protein — protein: MITKQEILDKKFSTEFRGYNKEEVDEFLDEIIATLDALEQGKPSSNGGIKALKSEINDSPFY
- the gloB gene encoding hydroxyacylglutathione hydrolase; this translates as MKLNAIPALADNYIWVWSQGDEAIIVDPGEAKPVLDYLEEHNLKAGAILITHVHADHIDGMGEIVAQYPNAKTYGPKEVSHLVDTVLKDGDIIELYGSQIEVFLTGGHTEDHISYLVDKQHLLSGDALFSAGCGRVFTGDYKAQYKSMVFFRSLADDVKVYAGHEYTLTNLQFALTQTTDVFVKDYYDKTKALVEQGLPSLPSTIGVEKQINVFLMAKDVQEFTRLRNLKDNF